A region from the Mycolicibacterium litorale genome encodes:
- a CDS encoding cyclic nucleotide-degrading phosphodiesterase, giving the protein MGVRITVLGCSGSVVGPDSPASGYLVTAPDTPPLVLDFGGGVLGALQRHADPNAVHVLLSHLHADHCLDLPGLFVWRRYHPTPATDRGVVYGPANTWARLGAASSPEGGEIDDISDIFEVRHWSDNHAVQIGALSVLPRLVCHPTESYGMRMTDPSGATFVYSGDTGFCDSLIELARGADVFLCEASWTHSPDRPPKLHLSGTEAGRVAALAGVGELLLTHIPPWTSREDVISEAKAEFDGPVHAVVCNESFDVTRR; this is encoded by the coding sequence GTGGGCGTGCGAATCACCGTACTCGGTTGCTCCGGCAGTGTGGTCGGGCCTGATTCGCCGGCGTCCGGATATCTCGTGACGGCACCCGACACCCCGCCGCTGGTGCTGGATTTCGGCGGTGGCGTGCTGGGCGCGCTGCAGCGCCATGCCGACCCGAACGCGGTGCACGTCCTGTTGAGCCATCTGCACGCCGACCACTGTCTGGACCTGCCCGGGCTGTTCGTCTGGCGGCGCTACCACCCCACGCCCGCCACCGACCGCGGTGTCGTCTACGGACCGGCCAACACCTGGGCCCGCCTCGGTGCGGCGTCCTCGCCCGAGGGCGGGGAGATCGACGACATCTCCGACATCTTCGAGGTCCGGCACTGGTCGGACAACCACGCGGTGCAGATCGGCGCGCTGTCGGTGCTGCCCCGGCTGGTGTGCCACCCGACCGAGTCCTACGGGATGCGCATGACCGATCCGTCCGGCGCCACCTTCGTCTACAGCGGCGACACCGGCTTCTGCGATTCGCTGATCGAGTTGGCCCGCGGTGCCGACGTGTTCCTGTGTGAGGCGTCGTGGACCCATTCGCCGGACCGGCCGCCCAAACTGCACCTGTCCGGGACGGAGGCCGGCCGGGTGGCGGCGCTGGCCGGTGTCGGGGAACTCCTGCTCACCCACATCCCGCCGTGGACGTCGCGCGAAGACGTGATCAGCGAGGCGAAGGCCGAGTTCGACGGACCCGTGCACGCGGTGGTGTGCAACGAGTCGTTCGACGTCACGCGTCGCTGA
- a CDS encoding DUF3817 domain-containing protein — protein sequence MTAPETPDTAPAGVSTDTIAKAVRNYRILAWATGIWLIVLCAEMVLKYIVKVDWPFLWLVAPIHGWVYFAYLLFTANLAVKVRWPIGKTIGVLLAGTIPLLGIIVEHYQSKNLKERFGL from the coding sequence ATGACCGCACCGGAGACGCCCGACACAGCGCCGGCCGGAGTGTCCACCGACACCATCGCCAAGGCGGTGCGCAACTACCGGATCCTGGCCTGGGCCACCGGCATCTGGCTCATCGTGCTGTGCGCGGAGATGGTGCTGAAGTACATCGTCAAGGTGGACTGGCCGTTCCTGTGGCTGGTCGCGCCCATCCACGGCTGGGTGTACTTCGCCTACCTGTTGTTCACCGCCAACCTCGCGGTGAAGGTGCGCTGGCCGATCGGCAAGACCATCGGGGTCCTGCTCGCCGGCACCATCCCCCTGCTCGGCATCATCGTCGAGCACTACCAGTCGAAAAACCTCAAGGAGCGCTTCGGTCTGTGA
- the rdgB gene encoding RdgB/HAM1 family non-canonical purine NTP pyrophosphatase has translation MSVDVLVASRNRKKLAELHRVLDAAGVSGLTLLSLDDVAPFDEAPETGATFEENALAKARDAYRATGVAAVADDSGLEVDALNGMPGVLSARWAGTHGQDAANTALLLAQLRDVPDERRGAGFVSACALVDGTQEVVVRGVWRGAITRAPRGDGGFGYDPVFLPEDSDRTAAELSPAEKDAASHRGRALARLVPALRALAG, from the coding sequence GTGTCGGTCGACGTGCTGGTGGCCAGCCGTAACCGCAAGAAACTGGCCGAACTGCACCGGGTACTCGACGCCGCCGGGGTGTCGGGGCTCACCCTGCTCTCTCTCGACGACGTCGCGCCGTTCGACGAGGCGCCCGAAACCGGGGCGACGTTCGAGGAGAACGCGCTGGCCAAAGCGCGCGACGCCTACCGCGCGACCGGTGTCGCCGCCGTCGCCGACGACTCCGGTCTCGAGGTCGACGCGCTCAACGGGATGCCCGGGGTGTTGTCGGCGCGCTGGGCGGGGACCCACGGACAGGACGCGGCGAACACCGCGCTGCTGCTCGCGCAGTTGCGCGACGTACCCGACGAACGCCGCGGCGCGGGGTTCGTGTCCGCCTGTGCGCTGGTGGACGGCACACAGGAGGTCGTGGTGCGTGGGGTGTGGCGGGGTGCGATCACCCGGGCTCCGCGGGGTGACGGCGGATTCGGCTACGACCCCGTCTTCCTGCCCGAGGATTCCGACCGCACCGCCGCCGAGCTGTCGCCGGCCGAGAAGGACGCCGCCTCGCATCGCGGGCGGGCGCTCGCGCGGTTGGTTCCGGCGCTGCGCGCGCTGGCCGGCTGA
- a CDS encoding MFS transporter, producing MESQMSAPAAAPQAAIRKAITGASIGNAVEWFDFAIYGFLATYIAAKFFPAGNDTAALLNTFAIFAAAFFMRPLGGFVFGPLGDRIGRQRVLAVVILLMSAATLGIGLLPTYASIGVAAPLLLLFLRCLQGFSAGGEYGGGAVYLAEYARDRRRGLTVTFIAWSGVVGFLLGSVTVTVLQALLSASAMDSFGWRIPFLIAAPLGLVGLYIRLRLDDTPQFAALTEADRVATSPLREAATTAWRPVLQVIGLFVVFNVGYYVVFTFLPTYFIKTLEFGRTASFVSMSLASLVALVLILPLAALSDRIGRRPLLIGGAVAFAVSAYPLFLLLNSGSLAAAITAHCVLAAIESVYVSTAVTAGVELFATRVRYSGFSIGYNVSVAAFGGTTPYVVTWLTATTDNHLAPALYLIVAAVVSLVTLVTLRESAGRPLAGTAAADVRR from the coding sequence ATGGAGAGTCAGATGTCCGCGCCCGCCGCGGCGCCGCAGGCGGCCATCCGCAAGGCGATCACCGGCGCGTCGATCGGCAATGCCGTCGAATGGTTCGACTTCGCGATCTACGGTTTCCTCGCCACCTACATCGCGGCGAAGTTCTTCCCGGCGGGCAACGACACCGCCGCGCTGCTGAACACCTTCGCCATCTTCGCGGCGGCATTCTTCATGCGCCCGCTCGGCGGTTTCGTCTTCGGCCCGCTCGGTGACCGCATCGGCCGCCAACGGGTGCTGGCCGTGGTCATCCTGCTCATGTCGGCGGCCACGCTCGGGATCGGCCTGCTGCCCACCTACGCCAGCATCGGCGTCGCCGCACCGTTGCTGCTGCTGTTCCTGCGATGCCTGCAGGGATTCTCCGCCGGAGGTGAATATGGCGGCGGCGCAGTCTATCTCGCCGAGTACGCCCGGGACCGGCGCCGCGGCCTGACGGTCACGTTCATCGCCTGGTCCGGCGTCGTCGGCTTCCTGCTCGGTTCGGTGACCGTCACGGTGCTGCAGGCGCTGCTGTCCGCCTCGGCGATGGACAGCTTTGGCTGGCGCATACCGTTCCTGATCGCCGCACCGCTGGGGCTGGTCGGCCTCTACATCCGGTTGCGCCTCGACGACACCCCGCAGTTCGCCGCGCTCACCGAGGCCGACCGTGTCGCCACCTCTCCGCTGCGGGAGGCGGCCACCACCGCGTGGCGGCCCGTCCTGCAGGTGATCGGCCTGTTCGTCGTCTTCAACGTCGGCTACTACGTCGTGTTCACGTTCCTGCCGACCTACTTCATCAAGACACTGGAGTTCGGCAGGACGGCGTCGTTCGTCTCGATGTCGCTGGCCAGCCTCGTCGCACTGGTGCTGATCCTGCCGCTGGCCGCGCTGTCGGACCGCATCGGCAGGCGCCCGCTGCTCATCGGCGGTGCGGTGGCGTTCGCGGTGTCGGCCTATCCGCTGTTCCTGCTGCTGAACTCGGGGTCGCTGGCTGCCGCGATCACCGCGCACTGCGTGCTGGCCGCCATCGAATCGGTGTACGTGTCGACCGCCGTCACCGCAGGCGTCGAGTTGTTCGCCACCCGGGTGCGCTACAGCGGGTTCTCCATCGGCTACAACGTCTCGGTGGCCGCGTTCGGGGGGACGACGCCCTACGTCGTCACCTGGTTGACCGCGACGACCGACAACCACCTCGCCCCCGCGCTGTACCTCATCGTCGCGGCGGTGGTCTCGCTCGTGACCCTGGTGACGCTGCGGGAGTCCGCGGGCCGGCCGTTGGCCGGGACGGCGGCCGCTGACGTGCGACGATGA
- a CDS encoding rhomboid family intramembrane serine protease, with protein sequence MGMSPGYPANPPAPQQKRPAWVVGGVTIVSFVVLLYVVELFDSLTGHRLDENGIRPLETDGLVGIVFAPLLHADWQHLIANTGPALVLGFLMTLAGLSRFIYATAIVWILGGLGTWLIGNVGAHCPYVGVQCETNHIGASGLIFGWLTFLLVFGFFTRKVWEIVVGVIVLFVYGGILLGVLPGTFGVSWQGHLCGAVAGVIAAYILSSPERKARELRRSRTTPPYLTS encoded by the coding sequence ATGGGCATGAGCCCGGGCTATCCCGCCAACCCCCCTGCGCCGCAGCAGAAGCGGCCCGCCTGGGTGGTCGGCGGCGTCACGATCGTCAGCTTCGTCGTCCTGCTCTACGTCGTCGAACTGTTCGATTCGCTGACCGGGCACCGCCTCGACGAGAACGGCATCCGGCCGCTGGAGACCGACGGCCTGGTGGGCATCGTCTTCGCGCCGCTGCTGCACGCCGACTGGCAACACCTCATCGCCAACACCGGCCCGGCGCTGGTGCTCGGCTTCCTGATGACGCTGGCCGGCCTGTCCCGGTTCATCTACGCGACCGCGATCGTGTGGATCCTCGGGGGGCTCGGCACCTGGCTGATCGGCAACGTCGGTGCGCACTGTCCCTACGTGGGGGTGCAGTGCGAGACCAACCACATCGGTGCGTCGGGCCTCATCTTCGGCTGGCTGACGTTCCTGCTCGTCTTCGGGTTCTTCACCCGCAAGGTGTGGGAGATCGTGGTCGGGGTCATCGTGCTGTTCGTCTACGGCGGCATCCTGCTCGGCGTGCTGCCCGGCACCTTCGGGGTGTCCTGGCAGGGGCATCTCTGCGGCGCCGTCGCGGGTGTCATCGCCGCCTACATCCTGTCCAGCCCGGAACGCAAGGCGCGGGAACTGCGCCGCTCGCGGACCACGCCGCCCTACCTGACCTCGTGA
- a CDS encoding DUF309 domain-containing protein encodes MAQRDRDETGRPRNSRPRDALGRPLPPGSEGVDRIPDDLHLPPAGSLTYAQQLVDAGRAFHAHEVLEAAWKDGPDDERPLWQGLAQLMVGITHIQRGNPGGARALLRRAATRLAEAPLRHGVDVNGLIDYAAGLEGDLDAGREIPADRLRPALVAPAD; translated from the coding sequence ATGGCCCAGCGTGACCGCGACGAGACCGGCCGGCCCCGCAACAGCCGCCCGCGCGACGCGCTCGGGCGGCCGCTTCCGCCCGGCAGCGAGGGTGTGGACCGCATCCCTGACGACCTGCACCTGCCGCCGGCCGGATCGCTGACCTACGCCCAGCAGCTCGTCGACGCCGGCCGGGCGTTCCACGCCCACGAGGTCCTCGAGGCGGCATGGAAGGACGGCCCGGACGACGAGCGGCCGCTGTGGCAGGGCCTGGCGCAGCTGATGGTCGGCATCACCCACATCCAGCGCGGCAATCCCGGGGGCGCCCGCGCGCTGCTGCGCCGCGCGGCCACCCGGCTGGCCGAGGCGCCGCTGCGCCACGGCGTCGACGTGAACGGTCTGATCGACTACGCCGCAGGCCTGGAGGGCGACCTGGACGCCGGACGCGAGATCCCGGCCGATCGGTTACGCCCCGCGCTCGTCGCACCGGCGGACTGA
- a CDS encoding MFS transporter: protein MAGDGASTAETARVRPNVLIAVLAAAGISVSLMQTLIIPLIPELPTLLRTGPDNASWAITATLLTAAVATPLFGRLGDIYGPKPVLITCAALLTTGSVLAAVSTSLIPVIVGRGLQGFGMPIIPLGISVLRAAVPADRVGSAMGIMSASLGVGGALGLPLSAVIAQNFNWHVLFWFAAGLGVAALVCFAVLVPPVGSRSAERVDLLGAVGLAGGLTTLLLAISKGQTWGWSSATTLGLFAASPVIFAVFGWWQLRTSAPIVDLRTTVRRPVLTTNLASVGVGFGLFALSLIAPQVLELPAQTGYGLGQSMLHAGLWMAPGGLAMMVSAPIAARIAAATGPRFTLVVGCVVIAVSYLIGLRLLDSPVEVLVLNVLVSVGVGFAFASLPALINAAVPVSETAAANGINALARSLGTSVSSAVMGAVLAGMTTSFAGRAIPSLEGFRAALVIAACAAAVAGLVALAIPKPRPGAPEAPVGDLEAALTRLDRHSALGAYADGPPAHFLGRRTYVLLAHLEAAGPASIEEIAGALGVDAATVSSEAYVMLRDGLVEPVTDDSAPAWSGRTPRFSLTGHGRERLLRQRSHKVEGLRRAVDGWEAGDVEALVRYVTRLSDGIDDARRTAPAVTDRSAP, encoded by the coding sequence GTGGCTGGGGACGGGGCATCGACGGCGGAGACTGCGCGCGTCCGCCCGAACGTGCTCATCGCGGTGCTGGCCGCGGCCGGCATCAGCGTGTCGCTGATGCAGACGCTGATCATTCCGCTGATCCCGGAACTGCCGACGCTGCTGCGCACGGGGCCGGACAACGCCTCGTGGGCCATCACGGCGACGCTGCTCACCGCGGCCGTCGCGACGCCGCTGTTCGGGCGGCTCGGCGACATCTACGGTCCCAAGCCGGTGCTCATCACCTGCGCCGCACTGCTCACGACGGGGTCGGTGCTGGCCGCGGTCAGCACCTCGCTGATCCCGGTGATCGTCGGCCGCGGCCTGCAGGGTTTCGGGATGCCGATCATCCCGCTTGGCATCAGTGTGCTGCGCGCGGCCGTTCCCGCTGACCGGGTCGGTTCGGCGATGGGCATCATGAGCGCCTCACTCGGGGTGGGCGGCGCCCTGGGCCTGCCGCTGTCAGCGGTGATCGCGCAGAATTTCAACTGGCATGTGCTGTTCTGGTTCGCCGCCGGCCTCGGGGTGGCGGCACTCGTCTGCTTCGCCGTGCTGGTTCCACCCGTCGGCTCACGCTCCGCCGAACGGGTCGACCTGCTCGGCGCGGTCGGGCTGGCCGGCGGCCTGACCACCCTGCTGCTCGCGATCTCCAAGGGGCAGACGTGGGGCTGGTCCAGCGCCACCACACTCGGCCTGTTCGCCGCGTCGCCGGTGATCTTCGCGGTCTTCGGGTGGTGGCAGCTGCGGACCTCCGCACCGATCGTCGACCTGCGCACCACGGTCCGGCGGCCGGTGCTCACCACGAACCTGGCGTCGGTGGGGGTGGGTTTCGGTCTGTTCGCGCTCTCGCTGATCGCGCCGCAGGTGCTCGAACTGCCCGCACAGACCGGCTACGGGCTCGGACAGTCGATGCTGCACGCGGGGCTGTGGATGGCGCCCGGCGGCCTGGCGATGATGGTGTCCGCGCCGATCGCGGCCCGCATCGCCGCCGCGACGGGGCCGCGGTTCACCCTCGTCGTTGGCTGCGTTGTCATCGCGGTGTCCTATCTGATCGGGCTGCGGTTGCTGGACAGCCCCGTCGAGGTGCTGGTGCTCAACGTTCTGGTCAGTGTCGGCGTCGGCTTCGCGTTCGCGTCGCTGCCCGCGCTGATCAACGCGGCCGTCCCGGTGTCGGAGACCGCCGCCGCGAACGGCATCAACGCGCTGGCGCGGTCGCTGGGGACCTCGGTGTCGAGCGCCGTCATGGGCGCCGTGCTGGCCGGGATGACGACCTCGTTCGCGGGTCGGGCGATCCCGTCGCTGGAGGGGTTCCGCGCCGCGCTGGTCATCGCGGCCTGCGCGGCGGCAGTGGCCGGACTGGTCGCGCTGGCGATCCCGAAGCCCCGACCAGGCGCGCCGGAGGCGCCGGTCGGCGACCTGGAGGCGGCGCTGACGCGGCTGGACCGGCATTCGGCGCTGGGTGCCTACGCGGACGGGCCGCCCGCCCATTTCCTCGGCAGGCGCACCTACGTGCTGCTGGCCCACCTGGAGGCCGCCGGACCGGCGTCGATCGAGGAGATCGCCGGGGCGCTCGGTGTCGACGCCGCGACCGTGAGCAGTGAGGCGTACGTGATGTTGCGCGACGGGCTCGTCGAACCGGTGACCGACGACAGCGCACCCGCCTGGTCGGGGCGTACGCCGCGCTTCTCGCTGACCGGCCACGGCCGGGAGCGGCTGCTGCGCCAGCGGTCACACAAGGTGGAAGGGCTGCGCCGTGCCGTCGACGGCTGGGAGGCCGGCGACGTGGAGGCTCTGGTGCGTTACGTGACGCGGCTGAGCGACGGCATCGACGATGCGCGGCGGACGGCGCCTGCGGTCACAGACCGAAGCGCTCCTTGA
- a CDS encoding LacI family DNA-binding transcriptional regulator, with translation MSGRGAARPTKADVARLANVSTATVSYVLNNVESQRISPRTRDAVRKAAESLGYRPNLAARNLAVGGSGVVLYIVPRIALGELPMEVGSRLTTALARHGIVLSLQFETDDDRNVVDAINDLNPIAVTSVFPLTGAALAAADAAGIPQIHVGSAQLHALGDLHLSIGELRIGHLVERGHRRLAFAYSDVDKLRPLGDYWLAGLQVAARDRGLPELVVGTLATDGGDAAAVVSGWVGQGVTAVCAQSDETAFVALHGLREAGLRCPADLAVMGVDARPLGAVSGPPLTSVGFDAKEIVDVAVAAMMAELGYPVEHEPSARKVARLIQRSST, from the coding sequence GTGAGCGGTAGGGGAGCGGCGAGGCCGACCAAGGCCGACGTGGCGCGGTTGGCCAACGTGTCGACGGCCACGGTCAGCTACGTCCTCAACAACGTCGAGAGCCAGCGGATCTCGCCGCGCACCCGCGACGCGGTGCGCAAGGCCGCCGAATCGCTGGGCTACCGGCCGAATCTCGCCGCCCGCAACCTCGCCGTCGGGGGCAGCGGCGTCGTGCTCTACATCGTGCCGCGCATCGCGCTCGGGGAACTGCCGATGGAGGTGGGCAGCAGGCTGACCACCGCACTGGCGCGGCACGGCATCGTGTTGTCGCTGCAGTTCGAGACCGACGACGACCGCAACGTCGTCGACGCGATCAACGATCTGAACCCGATCGCCGTCACCAGCGTGTTTCCGCTGACCGGCGCGGCGCTCGCGGCTGCCGACGCGGCGGGCATCCCGCAGATCCACGTCGGCAGCGCGCAACTGCACGCCCTCGGCGATCTGCACCTGTCCATCGGTGAGCTGCGCATCGGTCATCTGGTGGAGCGCGGCCACCGCCGGCTCGCGTTCGCCTACTCCGACGTCGACAAACTCCGCCCGCTCGGCGACTACTGGCTGGCCGGCCTGCAGGTGGCCGCCCGTGACCGCGGACTGCCCGAGCTCGTGGTGGGCACCCTCGCGACCGACGGCGGTGACGCCGCGGCGGTGGTGAGCGGTTGGGTCGGCCAGGGGGTGACGGCGGTGTGCGCCCAAAGCGACGAGACCGCGTTCGTGGCGCTACACGGGCTGCGGGAGGCCGGGCTGCGGTGCCCGGCCGACCTGGCGGTCATGGGTGTGGACGCCCGTCCGCTCGGCGCGGTGAGCGGACCCCCGCTGACGTCCGTGGGCTTCGACGCCAAGGAGATCGTCGACGTGGCGGTGGCGGCGATGATGGCGGAGCTCGGCTATCCGGTCGAGCACGAACCCAGTGCCCGCAAGGTCGCCCGGCTGATCCAGCGCTCGTCCACCTGA
- the rph gene encoding ribonuclease PH yields MSRREDGRLDDELRPVRITRGFTSHPAGSVLVEFGETRVMCTASVTEGVPRWRKGSGQGWLTAEYAMLPAATHDRSDRESVKGRIGGRTQEISRLIGRSLRACIDLNALGENTIAIDCDVLQADGGTRTAAITGAYVALADAVTYLAAAEKLSDPRPLSCAIAAVSVGVVDGRVRVDLPYTEDSRAEVDMNVVATDTGTLVEIQGTGEGATFPRSTLDKLLDLALASCEQLFVVQREALDAPYPGVLPEPTSPPKKAFGS; encoded by the coding sequence GTGTCCAGACGAGAAGACGGTCGGCTTGACGACGAGCTGCGTCCGGTGCGGATCACCCGGGGTTTCACCTCGCATCCGGCCGGTTCGGTGCTGGTGGAGTTCGGCGAGACGCGGGTGATGTGCACGGCCAGCGTCACCGAGGGGGTGCCGCGGTGGCGGAAGGGCTCGGGCCAAGGATGGCTCACCGCCGAGTACGCGATGCTGCCCGCCGCGACGCACGACCGCTCCGACCGCGAATCGGTCAAGGGCCGCATCGGTGGCCGCACCCAGGAGATCAGCCGGCTGATCGGGCGTTCGCTGCGCGCGTGCATCGATCTGAATGCGTTGGGCGAGAACACGATCGCGATCGACTGTGATGTGCTGCAGGCCGACGGCGGCACCCGCACCGCGGCGATCACCGGCGCCTACGTCGCGCTGGCCGACGCCGTCACCTACCTCGCCGCGGCCGAGAAGCTCTCGGATCCGCGTCCGCTGTCGTGCGCGATCGCGGCGGTCAGCGTGGGTGTGGTCGACGGGCGGGTGCGGGTGGACCTGCCGTACACCGAGGATTCGCGCGCCGAGGTCGACATGAACGTCGTGGCCACCGACACCGGCACGCTGGTGGAGATCCAGGGCACCGGCGAGGGGGCGACGTTCCCGCGCTCGACCCTCGACAAACTGCTCGATCTCGCGCTCGCGTCGTGCGAGCAGCTGTTCGTCGTCCAGCGTGAAGCCCTCGACGCGCCGTATCCCGGGGTGCTCCCGGAGCCGACGTCGCCGCCGAAGAAAGCGTTCGGAAGCTGA
- a CDS encoding cytochrome P450, which yields MTVSASPDVYFDPYFDPYDVELNADPYPMFKRLREEAPLYYNAQHDFYAVSRYDDVCKALVDHETFSSARGAIVELIKANIDIPPGTVIFEDPPIHDVHRKLLARMFTPRKINALEPKIREFCAQSLDPLVGAGRFDFITDFGAQMPMKVISSLLGIPEDDQEMIRDYGNAQLRTEAGKPMSAAEQGMVTGEIFEAYIDWRKDNPSDDIMTELLNVEFTDETGTVRRLRREELLVYLNVVAGAGNETTTRLIGWAAKVLAEHPDQRRELVENPALIPQAVEELLRFEPPAPHVARYVTRDVEIYGQTVPEGSVMMMLIGAAVRDHRQFPPDGDVFDIHREPRQHLAFSVGTHYCLGSALARLEGRIALEEILTRFPEWDVDMSNAALSPTSTVRGWDSMPAIVR from the coding sequence GTGACCGTGAGTGCCAGCCCCGACGTGTACTTCGATCCGTACTTCGATCCCTACGACGTCGAACTCAATGCCGATCCCTACCCGATGTTCAAGCGCCTGCGCGAAGAGGCGCCGCTGTACTACAACGCCCAGCACGACTTCTACGCCGTGAGCCGCTACGACGACGTGTGCAAGGCGCTCGTCGACCACGAGACGTTCAGCTCGGCGCGCGGCGCGATCGTCGAGCTCATCAAGGCCAACATCGACATCCCGCCGGGCACGGTGATCTTCGAGGATCCGCCGATCCACGACGTGCACCGCAAGTTGCTCGCGCGCATGTTCACCCCGCGCAAGATCAACGCGCTCGAGCCCAAGATCCGCGAGTTCTGCGCGCAGAGCCTCGATCCGCTGGTCGGTGCCGGCCGCTTCGACTTCATCACCGACTTCGGCGCCCAGATGCCGATGAAGGTGATCAGTTCGCTGCTCGGCATCCCCGAGGACGACCAGGAGATGATCCGCGACTACGGCAACGCGCAGTTGCGCACCGAGGCGGGTAAACCGATGTCGGCCGCCGAACAGGGCATGGTGACCGGCGAGATCTTCGAGGCCTACATCGACTGGCGCAAGGACAACCCGTCCGACGACATCATGACCGAACTGCTCAACGTCGAGTTCACTGACGAGACCGGGACCGTGCGGCGGTTGCGTCGCGAAGAGCTGCTGGTCTACCTCAACGTGGTGGCCGGCGCGGGCAACGAGACGACGACCCGGCTGATCGGCTGGGCGGCCAAGGTGCTCGCCGAACACCCCGATCAGCGCAGGGAACTGGTCGAGAACCCGGCCCTCATCCCGCAGGCGGTCGAGGAGCTGCTGCGGTTCGAACCGCCCGCACCACACGTCGCCCGCTACGTGACCCGCGACGTCGAGATTTACGGGCAGACGGTCCCCGAGGGCAGCGTGATGATGATGCTGATCGGTGCGGCCGTACGCGACCACCGCCAATTCCCGCCCGACGGAGACGTTTTCGACATCCACCGCGAACCGCGTCAGCATCTCGCGTTCAGTGTCGGCACCCACTACTGTCTCGGCTCGGCGCTCGCGCGACTGGAGGGCCGGATCGCGCTCGAGGAGATCCTCACCCGCTTCCCGGAATGGGATGTCGACATGTCGAACGCCGCGCTGTCGCCGACATCGACTGTGCGAGGCTGGGATTCGATGCCGGCGATCGTGCGATGA
- the murI gene encoding glutamate racemase yields the protein MSDRLGPVGIFDSGVGGLTVARAVIDQLPDEDIVYVGDTGNGPYGPLSIPQVRAHALAIGDDLVGRGVKALVIACNTASAACLRDARERYAPVPVVEVILPAVRRAVATTRNGRIGVIGTAATIASGAYQDAFAAARDTEVIGVACPRFVDFVERGVTSGRQVLGLAEAYLEPLQRADVDTLVLGCTHYPMLSGLIQLAMGDHVTLVSSAEETAKDLLRVLTELDLLRPHPADPGVTPATRVFESTGDPAAFTALAARFLGPSLDGVRPVQRRVGA from the coding sequence GTGAGCGACCGGCTGGGCCCGGTCGGGATCTTCGACTCCGGTGTCGGTGGCCTCACGGTGGCGCGGGCCGTCATCGACCAGCTGCCCGACGAGGACATCGTCTACGTCGGCGACACCGGCAACGGGCCGTACGGCCCGCTGTCCATCCCGCAGGTCCGCGCCCATGCGCTCGCCATCGGCGACGATCTGGTCGGCCGCGGCGTCAAGGCGCTCGTGATCGCCTGCAACACGGCATCGGCGGCGTGTCTGCGCGACGCCCGGGAGCGGTACGCGCCGGTGCCGGTGGTGGAGGTGATTCTGCCCGCGGTGCGCCGCGCCGTCGCGACCACCCGCAACGGCCGCATCGGGGTGATCGGCACCGCGGCCACCATCGCCTCGGGTGCGTACCAGGACGCGTTCGCCGCCGCCCGTGACACCGAGGTGATCGGGGTGGCGTGCCCGCGGTTCGTCGACTTCGTCGAACGCGGGGTGACCAGCGGCCGCCAGGTTCTGGGACTGGCCGAGGCCTATCTGGAACCGCTGCAGCGCGCCGACGTCGACACCCTGGTGCTCGGATGCACGCACTACCCGATGCTGTCGGGCCTCATCCAGCTGGCCATGGGGGACCACGTCACCTTGGTCTCGAGTGCGGAGGAGACCGCCAAGGACCTGCTTCGGGTGCTCACCGAACTCGACCTGCTACGCCCGCATCCCGCCGATCCGGGGGTGACACCGGCCACCCGGGTGTTCGAATCCACCGGGGACCCAGCGGCTTTCACCGCACTGGCGGCGCGCTTCCTTGGGCCGAGTCTGGACGGGGTACGGCCCGTGCAGCGCCGCGTCGGCGCGTAG